In Antricoccus suffuscus, the following are encoded in one genomic region:
- a CDS encoding sensor histidine kinase: MRTRVAAWRQLRLGGLLGPDIALGVFMLAIAFTSTLAGKPDEGPLIVTVPTAVVMTCSLAWRRRFPLVPAFACAAADLFQTSLAQAPGSQWSLAALVIAMYSTASYCSEQWAALAGAVLVASLLVGEWLVRGPDYLFIVLVFGGVWLLGRAGRVWRERIVYMHQHGQDAARLAVAQERLRISRELHDVLGHSMSVIAVQADAAGAALESEPDLAKEPVNVIHSTARGSLAEIRAMVDMLRYDDDGTGAEDIPAMAPGLFDVDALLDRTETNGLPVTRSIESDLLVPSPAYGLTIYRVVQESLTNVMKHAGMVSTHVAVRRDGTDVVVEIGNSPGTECTAQQGIGYGLRGLRERLELLGGSMTAGPRADGGFAVIARLPAERAGDPKSPSPA; the protein is encoded by the coding sequence ATGCGCACGCGTGTTGCTGCATGGCGGCAACTGAGGCTCGGCGGGCTACTCGGCCCCGACATCGCGCTGGGCGTATTCATGCTGGCGATCGCATTTACCTCGACACTGGCCGGCAAGCCGGACGAAGGGCCACTCATAGTCACCGTCCCGACTGCCGTCGTCATGACCTGTTCGTTGGCCTGGCGACGTCGGTTCCCGCTCGTACCGGCCTTCGCATGTGCGGCCGCGGATCTCTTTCAAACGTCGCTGGCACAGGCTCCGGGATCGCAATGGTCCCTGGCGGCTCTGGTCATCGCGATGTACTCGACGGCGTCGTACTGCTCCGAGCAATGGGCAGCGCTGGCCGGCGCGGTCCTGGTGGCCTCGCTCCTCGTCGGCGAATGGCTTGTGCGCGGACCGGACTATTTGTTTATCGTGCTGGTGTTTGGCGGCGTCTGGCTGCTAGGACGAGCGGGGAGGGTCTGGCGCGAGCGCATCGTCTACATGCACCAACACGGACAGGATGCTGCGCGCCTTGCCGTTGCCCAGGAGCGGCTTCGAATTTCCCGTGAGCTTCACGATGTGCTGGGACACAGCATGAGCGTGATTGCGGTGCAGGCCGACGCTGCCGGCGCTGCCCTAGAAAGCGAGCCCGATCTGGCGAAGGAGCCGGTCAACGTTATCCACTCGACAGCCCGTGGCTCGCTGGCCGAGATTCGCGCAATGGTCGACATGCTGCGGTACGACGACGATGGGACTGGCGCCGAGGATATTCCGGCCATGGCGCCAGGTTTGTTCGATGTGGATGCGTTATTGGACCGCACCGAGACTAACGGGCTCCCGGTGACAAGGTCGATCGAAAGTGATCTTCTCGTTCCGTCCCCGGCGTACGGTCTGACGATCTATCGCGTCGTGCAGGAGTCGTTGACAAACGTCATGAAACACGCGGGAATGGTGTCGACTCATGTCGCCGTACGGCGCGATGGGACCGACGTGGTCGTGGAGATCGGGAACTCGCCCGGCACGGAATGTACAGCGCAGCAGGGCATCGGCTACGGGCTACGCGGGCTGCGTGAGCGACTAGAACTGCTCGGCGGCAGCATGACTGCCGGTCCACGCGCCGACGGTGGGTTTGCCGTCATAGCGCGGCTTCCCGCCGAGCGAGCTGGCGATCCCAAGAGCCCGAGTCCAGCATGA
- a CDS encoding acyl-CoA dehydrogenase family protein, with protein MNQILTDDLLERIRGRAADYDRDNAFFDEDLAELIETGYLTALVPTEFGGRGLTLEQLTHEQMRLAGAAPATALAVNMHHVWTAVARAVNARGDHSADFILEEAAAGEIFAFGISEPGNDLVLFGSQSEARPDGDGGFSFYGTKIFTSLSPAWTRLGTFGADTSGDDGPQSVFGFITRDGGGFEIKQDWDTLGMRASQSCTTILDGAHAPANRIARRLAPGPTMDPFVFGIFASFEILLASVYTGIAQRALDLAVETVRHRTSFKNKGAPYSNDPDIRWRLADAAISLDGIFPQIAAVAHDIDNLVDRGPRWMPQLSAVKSRATEVALSVVEKSIRASGGSSYFNSNELARLYRDVVAGLFHPSDDESVHGAWANALLGPVAL; from the coding sequence ATGAATCAGATCCTCACCGACGACCTACTTGAACGCATTCGCGGCCGGGCCGCCGACTACGACCGAGACAATGCATTCTTCGACGAAGATCTCGCCGAACTCATTGAGACCGGTTATCTCACCGCTCTTGTGCCCACCGAATTCGGTGGCCGCGGACTCACCCTCGAGCAGCTGACCCATGAGCAGATGCGGCTCGCCGGCGCCGCGCCGGCGACGGCATTGGCGGTCAATATGCACCACGTGTGGACCGCCGTCGCACGCGCAGTCAACGCTCGTGGCGATCACTCTGCCGACTTCATCCTCGAGGAGGCAGCCGCCGGCGAGATCTTCGCGTTCGGCATTTCCGAGCCAGGCAATGATCTCGTCCTGTTCGGCTCGCAAAGCGAGGCGCGTCCCGACGGCGACGGCGGCTTCTCCTTCTATGGCACCAAAATCTTCACGTCCCTCTCCCCTGCCTGGACGCGGCTTGGCACGTTCGGCGCTGACACCAGCGGCGACGATGGGCCTCAGTCGGTGTTCGGTTTCATCACCCGCGACGGCGGTGGGTTTGAGATCAAGCAGGACTGGGACACGCTGGGCATGCGCGCCTCGCAGTCGTGTACGACGATCCTCGACGGCGCGCACGCGCCGGCAAACCGGATTGCGCGACGGCTCGCTCCGGGCCCGACGATGGATCCATTCGTATTTGGCATCTTCGCCAGCTTTGAGATTCTGCTTGCTTCGGTGTACACCGGGATCGCGCAGCGGGCACTCGACCTAGCCGTCGAGACGGTGCGCCACCGTACGTCGTTCAAGAACAAGGGTGCGCCGTACTCCAACGACCCTGACATTCGTTGGCGACTGGCCGATGCGGCGATCTCGCTCGACGGGATATTTCCCCAGATCGCGGCTGTCGCCCACGACATCGACAACCTCGTCGATCGTGGACCGCGATGGATGCCCCAACTGTCCGCGGTGAAGTCTCGCGCTACCGAGGTCGCGTTGTCCGTCGTAGAGAAGTCGATTCGCGCGTCCGGTGGTTCGTCGTACTTCAATTCGAACGAGTTGGCGCGGCTCTACCGAGACGTGGTTGCTGGACTATTCCACCCAAGCGACGACGAGTCGGTGCATGGAGCGTGGGCTAATGCATTGCTTGGTCCGGTCGCCCTTTGA
- a CDS encoding response regulator: MIRILLVDDQQLIRDAFKLMLNLEPDLTVVGEAGDGKAALALTSALRPDVVLLDIRMPVMDGLETTRRLTAAHTTSAILVLTTFDSDEYVYQALRDGARGFLLKDAPRDQLVHAVRVVAGGESLLAPAITRRLIERFVQHPAFERDQTPELQRLTAREQTVLRLLADGKSNSEIASELVLGETTVKTHVARILGKLGVRDRVQAVIAAYESGFVQLRPRRPVKGRPDQAMH, from the coding sequence ATGATTAGGATTCTTCTCGTCGATGACCAACAGCTTATTCGCGACGCTTTCAAGCTGATGCTCAACCTCGAACCGGATCTCACGGTGGTGGGTGAGGCTGGCGACGGCAAGGCGGCGCTGGCGTTGACCTCCGCGTTGCGGCCGGACGTCGTGCTTCTCGACATCCGGATGCCGGTCATGGACGGCCTCGAAACGACACGGCGGCTGACGGCAGCGCACACCACATCAGCAATCCTCGTGCTGACAACGTTTGACTCCGACGAGTACGTGTACCAGGCGCTGCGCGATGGCGCGCGCGGATTCCTGTTGAAAGACGCGCCGCGTGACCAACTCGTGCACGCGGTGCGAGTCGTCGCCGGCGGCGAGTCGCTGCTCGCACCGGCAATCACGCGGCGGCTCATCGAACGTTTCGTGCAACATCCGGCATTCGAACGCGACCAGACGCCCGAGTTACAGAGGCTGACGGCTCGCGAGCAGACCGTGCTGCGGCTCCTCGCAGACGGGAAGTCGAACAGCGAGATCGCCAGCGAGCTGGTCCTTGGCGAAACGACGGTAAAGACACATGTAGCCAGGATCCTCGGAAAACTAGGCGTCCGTGATCGCGTTCAAGCGGTCATTGCCGCCTACGAATCCGGCTTCGTGCAATTGCGTCCTCGTCGGCCGGTCAAAGGGCGACCGGACCAAGCAATGCATTAG
- a CDS encoding TetR/AcrR family transcriptional regulator — translation MPRKSTRTADPAALTELLWSPATSVGRSGVTLAAITAAGVRIGDEERLDGVTMRRVAEAVGVAPMTLYSYVPGRPELLELMLDSVAATTYAGRPKPRDKPDWRAAMEYVSERNWEHALAHPWTVEAPPGRPILGPGVCLKYEDELAAVDGIGLTDQEMDHLITTVIGISASAARWRISLDRIRANSALTDDEWWRLSEPVLSESARGLDLHISTRVGESMSSVGEPHVSMRFGLACLLDGVAKRIAR, via the coding sequence ATGCCCCGAAAATCCACTCGCACGGCCGATCCGGCAGCCCTCACGGAGCTGCTGTGGTCGCCGGCGACGTCCGTCGGCCGGTCCGGCGTGACGCTGGCGGCGATCACCGCAGCGGGAGTCAGGATTGGAGACGAGGAACGACTCGATGGGGTGACGATGCGCCGGGTCGCCGAGGCGGTGGGGGTCGCACCGATGACGCTTTACAGCTACGTCCCTGGCCGGCCTGAGCTCCTTGAACTGATGCTGGACTCGGTCGCAGCCACGACGTACGCCGGCCGACCCAAGCCCCGCGACAAACCCGACTGGCGCGCCGCGATGGAGTACGTCTCCGAACGCAACTGGGAGCATGCACTCGCGCATCCGTGGACGGTCGAGGCGCCCCCCGGGCGGCCGATCCTCGGTCCCGGAGTGTGCCTCAAGTATGAGGATGAGCTAGCAGCGGTCGACGGTATCGGCCTTACCGACCAAGAGATGGACCATTTGATCACCACGGTGATAGGCATATCGGCGTCTGCGGCGCGGTGGCGGATCAGCCTAGACCGCATCCGCGCCAACAGCGCGCTCACCGACGATGAATGGTGGCGACTGAGCGAGCCAGTCTTATCCGAGTCCGCGCGCGGACTGGACCTGCATATCTCAACGCGGGTCGGGGAGTCCATGTCATCGGTGGGCGAACCTCACGTGTCCATGCGCTTTGGGCTCGCCTGTCTGCTGGACGGCGTCGCTAAGCGGATCGCCCGCTGA